TCGACAGCACCGCCAGCACGGTCGCGAAGACGAGCGCCGAGACCGGCGAGACGATGTGGCGCGGCAGCGCGCGCCGGCGCGTACGCCGCATCTGCTCGTCGATGTCGCGGTCGTAGATGCAGTTGTAGGCCGACGCCGAGCCGGCCGAGAGCGCTCCGCCGACGACCGTGGCGGCCACCAGGCCGAGCGGCGGGATCCCGCGCTCGGCGAAGAACATCACCGGGACGGTCGTGAGCAGGAGCAGCTCGATGACGCGCGGCTTGGTGAGCCCGACGTAGGCCCCGACGACGTCGCGCCAGGTCTTCGGTCCCTCGGGATCGGCGCCCCCGCCGGTCGACGGCCGGGCGGACGCGGCTGCGTGCGGGCCGGCGTGGGACACAGTGCAGAACCTCGGGAGGACGGGAGCGGATGGAACGCGGACGGCGAGGGAACCGGGGGGTGAGCTTCCAGCTGGTTCCCGGCGTGCGGGACGACCCTCGAGCAAGGTCGAGTCTACTCGGCCGCGAGGATAGGGTCGCAGTCGAGGCCACCCCTGCCGGGCTGTGATCTCGACTGCACCTGGTTGCACCCATTGAGAGGAACTGCGTTGACCGAGAAGTCCGCCCTGCCCGCCACCCTCGAGTGGGACGACATCGACCGCCGCGCCGTCGACACGGCGCGGGTGCTGGCGATGGACGCGGTCCAGAAGGTCGGCAACGGCCACCCCGGCACGGCCATGAGCCTGGCCCCGGCCGCCTACCTGCTCTTCCAGAAGGTGATGCGGCACAACCCGGCCGACCCGAACTGGACCGGTCGGGACCGGTTCGTGCTGTCGTGCGGGCACAGCTCGATCACGCTCTACACCCAGCTGTTCCTCGGCGGGTGGGGCCTGGAGATCGAGGACCTGCGCACGCTGCGCACCTGGGGCAGCAAGACCCCCGGGCACCCCGAGTACGGCCACACCGCCGGCGTGGAGACGACCACCGGCCCGCTCGGCCAGGGCGTCGCCAACGCGGTCGGCATGGCCATGGCGGCCCGCCGCGAGCGGGGCCTGCTCGACCCCGACACCCCCGAGGCCGACTCCCCGTTCACCCACCACGTCTACGCGCTGTGCTCCGACGGCGACCTGCAGGAGGGCGTGAGCGCCGAGGCCTCCTCGATCGCCGGCACCCAGCAGCTCGGCAACCTCACGGTGATCTACGACGCCAACCGGATCTCGATCGAGGGAGACACCGACGTCGCGTTCACCGAGGACGTCGGCGCACGCTACGAGGCCTACGGCTGGCACGTGCAGCACGTCGACTGGACCAACGACGGCACGGACTACGTCGAGGACGTCCCCGAGCTCTACGCCGCGGTCCGCGCGGCCGACGCGGTCACCGACCGGCCCAGCCTCATCGTGCTGCGCACGCTCATCGCGTGGCCCGCCCCCCACGCACAGGGCACGGGCAAGTCCCACGGCTCCGCCCTCGGCGCGGAGGAGGTCGCGGCCACCAAGGAGGTCCTCGGCTTCGACCCCGACAAGCACTTCGAGGTGCCCACCGACGTGATCGAGCGCACGCGCTCGCTGGTGGCGCGCGGCAAGGAGCAGCAGGCCGCGTGGCAGGAGCGCTTCGACGCGTGGCGCTCCGCCGCGTCCGACGACGTCCTCCAGACGTTCGAGCGGATGCAGACCCGCGCGCTGCCCGCCGGGCTCGCCGACGTGCTGCCGAGCTTCGACGCCGACCCCAAGGGCGTGGCCACCCGCAAGGCCTCGGGCGCGGTCATCAACGCGGTCGCGGCCGTCATGCCGGAGCTGTGGGGCGGCTCGGCCGACCTCGCCGAGTCCAACAACACCACCATCGAGGACGCCCCGTCGTTCATCCCCGAGAGCCGGTCCACCGACCAGTGGACGGGCGACCCGCTCGCCGGCCGGGTGCTGCACTTCGGCATCCGCGAGCACGGCATGGGCGGCATCCTCAACGGCATCGCGCTGCACGGCGGCACCCGCGTCTTCGGGGGCACGTTCCTCACCTTCAGCGACTACATGCGCGGCTCGGTCCGTCTGGCGGCGCTGATGGGCCTGCCGGTCACCTACGTCTGGACCCACGACTCCATCGGCCTCGGCGAGGACGGCCCGACGCACCAGCCGATCGAGCACCTCGCCGCGTTGCGCGCGATCCCCGGCCTCGACGTCGTACGCCCTGCCGACGCCAACGAGACCGCCGCCGCGTGGCACGCCGTGCTCCAGCACACCGACCGGCCCGCCGGCATCGCGCTGACCCGCCAGAACGTACCCGTCTTCCCGCGAGGCGAGGACGGCTTCAGCGACACCTCCAACGTCCACCGCGGCGGCTACGTCCTGATCGACGCCCCCACCATCGACGACCGCGCCGGCGAGCCCGACGTGATCTTGATGGGCACCGGCTCCGAGGTGCAGGTGGCGGTCGCGGCCCGCGAGCTCCTCGCCGCCGACGGCATCCGCGCCCGGGTCGTCTCGCTTCCCTGCCTGGAGTGGTTCGAGGAGCAGGAGGAGGCCTACCGCGAGACCGTCCTGCCGCCCACCGTCAAGGCCCGCGTGTCGGTCGAGGCCGGCGTCAAGCAGGGCTGGCGCGACTATGTCGGCGACCACGGCCGCATCGTCTCCATCGACCACTACGGCGCCTCGGCCGACTACGCGCGGATCTACGAGGAGTTCGACATCACCGGCGAGGCCGTGGCCAACGCGGCCCGCGACAGCCTGCGCACCCTGACCGACTGACCGCGTCCCGCACGACGACCCACAGGAGGCACCACATGAACGACCGTCTCAAGGCCCTGGCTGACGCCGGGGTGTCCATCTGGCTCGACGACCTCTCGCGCGAGCGCC
The sequence above is drawn from the Nocardioides sp. zg-1228 genome and encodes:
- the tkt gene encoding transketolase, which codes for MPATLEWDDIDRRAVDTARVLAMDAVQKVGNGHPGTAMSLAPAAYLLFQKVMRHNPADPNWTGRDRFVLSCGHSSITLYTQLFLGGWGLEIEDLRTLRTWGSKTPGHPEYGHTAGVETTTGPLGQGVANAVGMAMAARRERGLLDPDTPEADSPFTHHVYALCSDGDLQEGVSAEASSIAGTQQLGNLTVIYDANRISIEGDTDVAFTEDVGARYEAYGWHVQHVDWTNDGTDYVEDVPELYAAVRAADAVTDRPSLIVLRTLIAWPAPHAQGTGKSHGSALGAEEVAATKEVLGFDPDKHFEVPTDVIERTRSLVARGKEQQAAWQERFDAWRSAASDDVLQTFERMQTRALPAGLADVLPSFDADPKGVATRKASGAVINAVAAVMPELWGGSADLAESNNTTIEDAPSFIPESRSTDQWTGDPLAGRVLHFGIREHGMGGILNGIALHGGTRVFGGTFLTFSDYMRGSVRLAALMGLPVTYVWTHDSIGLGEDGPTHQPIEHLAALRAIPGLDVVRPADANETAAAWHAVLQHTDRPAGIALTRQNVPVFPRGEDGFSDTSNVHRGGYVLIDAPTIDDRAGEPDVILMGTGSEVQVAVAARELLAADGIRARVVSLPCLEWFEEQEEAYRETVLPPTVKARVSVEAGVKQGWRDYVGDHGRIVSIDHYGASADYARIYEEFDITGEAVANAARDSLRTLTD